The following nucleotide sequence is from Diospyros lotus cultivar Yz01 chromosome 3, ASM1463336v1, whole genome shotgun sequence.
GAATGCCGACATGGCCGGCGGCGAGCCTTTCAAAGAGAAAGGTCGCCTTTTCTTCTAGCGTTTCAGAGTCCCAAGATTCCAAGATTGTAGCCCTAGCCCCCAATTTCTTCGAGTTTCTGCTTGCAACTTGAGACGGATCGATAAAtcgagagagatcgagagagagggatTTATTGGAGCTTTTCGGTGTTTGGTTGTATTTGGGGGAAAAATTGACGGCGTCTACGCTGTTGGGCTGGGGGGCGGCGAAAGCAAGGTATCGTGTCGATGGGTTGGTTAGCTGTCCTGATTCCATTTGTCCCGTAAATTATAAGCTTTTagttattattaaaaacaacaaaatattcaaactttatCGCGAAGTCGGTTATAGAATTttagacttccatatatttataGTGATCATTTACatgaaaaaggaaatattatttttaaaaataaaaaaacacgtaattaaaaattataaatttatatatataatatttagtataaaaaattataaaaataattattcaatctaaaaataaacataaattttataatacattcaatcaaattttagaaaaaattaaaaaaattgtattagagatgaaattttttctatttttatttgttaatcgatattttcttaatattaagaaatgattaattttttttttgaaattataaaaataatccaaaaatatttcttagtgttttgaaaattgaaacatttttgaaaaaattgaaatgacGTCCCAAGAAATTTTTGTACatcatatattattttagtgTGTCTTCACTTTAATATGATGTAAGTAATTGCTTTTAAGTATCTCCCATCaacttatatataatatcttaggttaattataaaatatgagatattaattatagagaatttatattatttaaaaaagggtataattattataaatttattttgatgaactCCACAAAAATCTTGCCAAACTATACGAATTGAGCGCTATGGCATGTGGtgatatttaaattagtttaatgttTTCTAATTATAATTTGTCCCTAATTGGGGGGCTAATCACAGCGAACCCAATGCTTGAAATTCGGCCACCAAAACCAAGCTGGCCGTACGAAAGGCTGGAAATTAGCGCCACAGCCACGGCCACAGCCACGCCCTAGATTCTCTCCTTAACGTTAGAATTTCAGAAGCAGAAAATTGGCCACAGCCACAGCTCTTGGCGATTCATTATGTATATAAATCTCCCAATTTTATTCATTTGCATTCAACACCCTCTTTATTTCCATTCCTGTTCCTTCTCATGCCATAGTTTAGAATTACAaaacccaaaagaaaaaaagaaaaaaaaaaagtcatggGAGCTTGTGCTAGTGCCCCCAAGGATCTAGGAAACAAGCAAAAACTTCTTCCTCCCGAGGAGCCTCTCAGCCCCAAGAAATCTCAGCCCGAGCCCGACAAGTTTCCACAAGTATCTGTTCTTTACGTATCTTAATATGGGTCATACGTACAGGAAATAAGACAATAACTAGAACTTATTAATCGatcttgtttatatatatatatatatatatatgggttgtTTTGCATTGTTATTCAATGGATTGCTTTTAACCAACTCGGATGTCTTGTTGATGAGTGTGCAGAATGGGAATGGGGGCGAGACGGCTAAAAAGGAAGAACAGCCTCTGGTGGATGTGACCGAGACGCCTAGCAAGGAACAAGAGCCTTTGGTAGATATTTCTGAACCGGAACCCGCTCAAGAGGCCTCCACCGAATCAAAGCGGGTTGATGAGCAGCAGGCCCCGATGGATCAGCCTCTAGAGCCCAGCAAGGAGACTGCCCAGAAAGAGCCTGAAAATGAAGCCAAGGAGGGGGATGGTGCAGGCAAGCCCAAGGAGGAGGCCCCTACTGCCCCAGTCtcagaagaaaaaaaggaatcCCCCCCTCTGGTCACCTTGTCATAATCATAGTTCCATTCACTGTCAAgaactgatttttcttttagccACTTGATTTCTCGGGCATCCTTATAGGAGCTAGATAGAACAAAAATAGAAGTCGAgagaattaaagaaagaaacaaagacaGTTCGAgttcatttcattttgggtctgTTCAAGTTAATTCATTAGCTGCCTCATTCATGCAAAAAAAAACCTGTTGGGCAACAGCTCGTTGTGTAATTATTCCTGTCGAATAAAACGGAAGTTGCATgaattcttctttcttgtattcGTAGTAACCAACCAGCAGACAAACATGTACAGTTCAATGGAAAATTCAGTAACAAGGCCACAGCACCAGAAGATTGAGCAAAGGAAAGATGAAccccaagaagaagaaaatggtacTCTAGATTGTCTGGTTAAGACCATTTTGACATGGCTAGGATTTAGAAAGGAATTTGAGAAAGAAtacgggagagagagagagagtagaaagggagggagagacggaacaaaaataaagaaaattgatGAAGAAATATAGAGGAACTGGAggaagagaaatgtagagagaaaagactaaaatgatcaaattatcatttaataatgTTTAATTCTCTAGTTACAACTTATTTATAGACTTTCTATGTTAAAGtataaatgttgttttgatggcTTTCTCCTAACCTCACATAGATGAATGAATAGGTTGAGAGGTTATAAATTTAGTACAAAAGGACTCTccttctttttataaaattattttaaatttgtatttttctctcatttgtatttctctttttaaaaattagtgaagTATTTTTTGGTGATATCCAAGAACATAAGCTAAATTGATCGAATCTCATCATattctttgaatttatttatttctttattcaataatttttgtcaaatatatttatagaataaaaaataaaaagcctGATTTCCCCCATCAGGTACAAGTCAGCAAAGCGGCAAGTACACAAAGAAAAAAGTACATATAATCTATTATTAGTCATATGCCCTAAAATGCCCTTGCGCTCGTGACACATTTGGGGAGGCAGGAATGGATGGCCTATGAGTCACCTCCTTTGGGGATTCAGTCTCGATGGGGGCCTCGTCTTTCACAGCCAGCATGACCAGCAGCGCTAAGAGCGGGTAGCTTATCGTCGTCATCACCCAGTTTGAAATTAGCTGGAACAAGAACGGCACGTTGTGAACATCGATTTGCCAGGCAACTGCCGCCCCGGCACTCTGCACTCCCTTATAGAATCCGGTATACCTGCAAAACATACCAAGCATCGTATTGATCTTTTATATGAATTCTATCTCATTAGTCATTTATATCCATGACACTATATGGCATTATAGCAAATCACCTGCTAAGGGTCTCGGAATCATCGGCCAGAGCTCCAATGACCCAGTAAACCATGCTCTGGAACATGGCATCCAGTAGTCCGTATGCGAAGTACAAGACGAATGGCCCGGCGAAATCAGAACCAGAGTCCTTGAAATCTAGCAGCTTCAGCTTGTCGTGGCGAGTGTACTTGAGCTGGTTTACTAGCCCACCGGACCAAATTGCGGTTCCAAGCAAACCAACGATCCCAATTCCGACAAGCCCTCTGGTTCTCCTGCTCTTGCAGCTGAAATCCATCACATAGCCGATCATGGCGGATCCGATCATCTGTGCTCCCCAGTAGAACACATTGTTCAACCCCCTGGTCCTCAGATTGAACAAAACCCCATTAACATTGTTGAACTGGTAATTGTAGAAGAAGTTGCTCGCCCAGGCCGCCGGAAAAATCAGAAGCATCCTCCAGTTGAGGAACAGCTTGACAATTTCAATGGCTTCAACGACGACGCTCGAGTACTTGATGTTAGTGCAGCGAGAACCATCGTCGCGGATTACACGGCTGGGATGGAGAATGGTGAGGGCAAGAACGGTGCCGATGGACATGAAGATCATGAAGCCAATGTACGTGCCGTCGTTGACGGAGGCGGCGGTGCTGTGGTAGTTGAGGATGAAGGGGATGAGCCCGCCGATGACGCCGCCCATGTTGAAGATGCTCCAGAAGAGGGAAATGAAGGTGCCTTTGCGGTTGGACGGTGGGTAAGAGGTCATGATGGCCCCTTGGCCGGCCCAGAGGAGGCCGGCGCCAACTCCGAGCAGGGCGCCGGCGAAGATGGCGAATAACTGATGGTGGAAGTGGTTGTAGTACAGGAAGGAGCCGGCGTAGAGGACATAGGTGGAGCAGCCGGCGGAGAGGGTGGCGCGTGGGCCGAGGACGTTGTAGATCCCGCCGCCGAGGACGCCGAAGACGGCGAAGGTGGTGTAGAGGGCGGTGTTGGCGTTGTTAACGGCGGTGTGGTCGACTTGCCCGCCGCCGCCCATTCCGGTCAGGGCGTTGAACATCCCTGGGCAGCAAAAACAGACGAGTCCGATCAGGGTAACCTGAACCAGCGGCGAATTGTACCTCCAACGGGAAGACGAAGATGATTCTCCGGCCATTGTCTCGCCCTGTAAGTCCATTggatttggagcttcaagaagaTTGGAAGACGATCACGTAAACGTACgagcacatatatatagatcgATCCAGCTCCGATTGTGCATAGGTTACGACGATCCAGCTCCTATTGGATTGTTATATTTCGTTGATCCCTTTGTGGAtatataaaacaatttttttttcatcccaATAACAGGAAAATCCAAATGCATTTGATGGATGGAAATGGATTCACTCTCCTTGGAACTATGGGAGATTGGCATCTCATCTGCTATAGCAATTGAACAGAATTTTCTTGTCATTTTCCTTTTGGAAATGATGTCTATGCTGAGAAACAACCCATCTGGCTGGCGGCTCTATGGATTCGTTTTACTGTGCCCCTTGCATTGATGCCATCGCAGAATTGATGCAGCTTTCCAATTGTATTCTATAGAAGGGCTAGCGCCCGCGcgcgcgtgtatatatatatatatatatatatatatgagcattcAGAATATAACACATCAATTAAAGAGAGATTcaacaagtaaaagaaatatCGATTCTTTGAGATCCTTCCTATCTTCAAACATAGAATCAAACTGATTCCCGAAATGGTTTTCTGGATATTCTTCAATGTCTCCGCTATTCacaattttggaagaaattgaagaatttCTTGAGAATCTTACGAGATCTATTATGGTCAGAACTTTATCTGGGATCGAATTCTACTCAAAGgttcattaaaaattaagtatcaTTGAAGAAACAATAAGATCTTTTTTTtgttcctatatatatatatgtatgtatgtatgtattgaTACTGCTATCACTTGGTATAC
It contains:
- the LOC127796993 gene encoding phosphatidylinositol transfer protein sfh5-like, coding for MGACASAPKDLGNKQKLLPPEEPLSPKKSQPEPDKFPQVSVLYNGNGGETAKKEEQPLVDVTETPSKEQEPLVDISEPEPAQEASTESKRVDEQQAPMDQPLEPSKETAQKEPENEAKEGDGAGKPKEEAPTAPVSEEKKESPPLVTLS
- the LOC127798476 gene encoding UNC93-like protein 1, yielding MDLQGETMAGESSSSSRWRYNSPLVQVTLIGLVCFCCPGMFNALTGMGGGGQVDHTAVNNANTALYTTFAVFGVLGGGIYNVLGPRATLSAGCSTYVLYAGSFLYYNHFHHQLFAIFAGALLGVGAGLLWAGQGAIMTSYPPSNRKGTFISLFWSIFNMGGVIGGLIPFILNYHSTAASVNDGTYIGFMIFMSIGTVLALTILHPSRVIRDDGSRCTNIKYSSVVVEAIEIVKLFLNWRMLLIFPAAWASNFFYNYQFNNVNGVLFNLRTRGLNNVFYWGAQMIGSAMIGYVMDFSCKSRRTRGLVGIGIVGLLGTAIWSGGLVNQLKYTRHDKLKLLDFKDSGSDFAGPFVLYFAYGLLDAMFQSMVYWVIGALADDSETLSRYTGFYKGVQSAGAAVAWQIDVHNVPFLFQLISNWVMTTISYPLLALLVMLAVKDEAPIETESPKEVTHRPSIPASPNVSRAQGHFRAYD